From the genome of Nicotiana sylvestris chromosome 2, ASM39365v2, whole genome shotgun sequence, one region includes:
- the LOC104224402 gene encoding pentatricopeptide repeat-containing protein At5g59600 — protein MVIGAKVARVSTNPIVYHFFNCTPDVYTKLLEAYAQSGALQSGKTLHAHLVINGLAQKAHFATKLVAFYTECRQLLHARKLFDKIPQSNIRRWIVLIGAYARHGFYEEAMSVFSEMQREGMKPNKFVLPSVLKACGRFNDFRIGEILHSVILKNEFEYDSYVVSALIDMYSKCGKVEKAKRVFYGMVDKDLVAMNALVAGYLQYGIVNDALVLVEEMKVQGMKPNVVTYNTLIAGFSQEDDQVMVCKVIELMHDDGLELDVVSWTSIISGLVQNFHNKEAFGMFKRMLDVRLCPTSATISSILPACATVADLMLGKEIHGYSVVTGIEKDVYVKSALIDMYAKCGFISEAKELFSKTSERNSVTWNSMIFGYANHGYCSEAIELFNQMLREEERKPDHLTFTAALTACIHAGIVQYGESLFKMMQDKYAIKPRSEHFACMVDLLGRAGKLVEAYNLIQSMPIEPDLFAWGAFLGACRQHGNMDLAEIAAKQLAKLEPESAGSSVLLSSLYADASKWAKVAKVKRVIKKKKLKKFPGCSWVEVA, from the coding sequence ATGGTCATTGGAGCCAAAGTAGCCAGGGTCTCTACGAACCCCATTGTTTATCATTTCTTCAATTGCACACCGGACGTATACACGAAACTCCTCGAAGCCTACGCTCAAAGTGGCGCCCTCCAATCAGGGAAAACTTTACATGCACATTTGGTTATCAATGGATTGGCTCAAAAAGCCCATTTTGCCACCAAGCTTGTTGCTTTTTATACAGAATGTAGACAATTACTCCATGCACGTAAACTGTTCGACAAAATTCCCCAATCAAATATTCGCCGTTGGATTGTTCTCATTGGAGCCTATGCTCGACATGGGTTTTATGAGGAAGCAATGAGTGTTTTCTCTGAGATGCAAAGGGAAGGAATGAAGCCTAATAAGTTTGTTCTTCCCAGTGTTCTCAAAGCCTGCGGGCGCTTCAATGATTTTCGAATAGGAGAGATATTACATAGTGTGATTTTGAAGAATGAGTTTGAATATGACTCGTATGTGGTGAGTGCATTGATAGATATGTATTCAAAGTGTGGTAAAGTTGAGAAGGCGAAGAGGGTGTTTTATGGTATGGTTGATAAAGATTTGGTGGCAATGAATGCTTTGGTTGCGGGTTATCTTCAATATGGGATTGTCAATGACGCGTTGGTATTAGTTGAGGAGATGAAAGTTCAAGGAATGAAGCCTAATGTGGTGACATACAACACTCTGATCGCGGGGTTTTCACAAGAAGATGATCAGGTTATGGTTTGTAAAGTTATTGAACTGATGCATGATGATGGTCTTGAGCTAGATGTAGTTTCTTGGACTAGTATTATTTCTGGGCTTGTGCAGAATTTTCATAACAAGGAAGCTTTTGGTATGTTTAAACGAATGTTGGATGTTCGGTTGTGCCCAACTTCAGCTACAATCAGTAGTATATTGCCTGCTTGTGCAACTGTTGCAGACTTGATGCTTGGTAAGGAGATACATGGTTATTCAGTGGTGACAGGGATTGAGAAGGATGTATATGTAAAAAGTGCTCTCATAGATATGTATGCAAAATGTGGATTTATATCTGAAGCTAAGGAATTGTTTTCCAAGACATCTGAAAGAAATAGTGTGACGTGGAATTCAATGATTTTTGGCTACGCGAATCATGGGTATTGCAGTGAAGCAATTGAGCTATTCAATCAAATGTTAAGAGAGGAAGAAAGGAAACCAGATCACTTGACTTTCACAGCAGCTCTCACTGCTTGTATTCATGCTGGAATCGTCCAGTATGGAGAAAGTTTGTTCAAAATGATGCAGGATAAATACGCGATTAAGCCAAGATCGGAGCATTTTGCGTGTATGGTGGATCTTTTAGGAAGAGCAGGGAAACTTGTTGAGGCCTACAATTTGATTCAGAGCATGCCAATTGAACCTGATTTATTTGCTTGGGGAGCATTTTTAGGAGCATGTAGGCAGCATGGAAATATGGATTTAGCAGAGATTGCAGCTAAACAACTGGCTAAACTTGAACCTGAGAGTGCTGGAAGTAGTGTGTTGCTATCAAGTTTATATGCTGATGCAAGTAAGTGGGCAAAAGTTGCAAAGGTGAAAAGGGTGATcaagaagaagaagctgaaaaaGTTTCCTGGCTGTAGTTGGGTAGAAGTTGCATAA
- the LOC104224403 gene encoding transcription factor PCL1-like — protein sequence MGEEVKITGGDAFSGDDNRVLEWEDGLPSLDDLTPLSQALIPPELASAFKILPEPARTMTDVNRASENTFSSLRGSGPLQQLHILSSPETDPTENGSDPRKTRRIDPEMLDADSALLRNENCGGGDDSNNNSASKPLNKRPRLVWTPQLHKRFVDVVAHLGIKNAVPKTIMQLMNVEGLTRENVASHLQKYRLYLKRMQGLSNEGPTSSDHLFASTPVPQSLQQSGGNGHNSSGYNSNGHNSNGHAQMPMPMPMPMMYPPQMVPMPMMGMSGHGHGHGRGFHHQYNMGAQQRDWSGNKFGSYHHVAPSDK from the coding sequence ATGGGCGAAGAAGTAAAAATCACCGGCGGTGATGCTTTCTCCGGAGACGATAACCGTGTTCTCGAGTGGGAAGACGGACTTCCGAGTCTCGACGATCTAACGCCGTTATCTCAGGCGTTAATCCCGCCGGAACTCGCGTCGGCGTTCAAAATATTGCCGGAGCCGGCAAGGACGATGACCGACGTCAATCGTGCTTCGGAGAACACGTTCTCATCTCTCCGAGGCAGTGGACCGTTGCAACAATTACACATTCTGTCCTCACCGGAAACGGATCCGACGGAAAACGGATCGGATCCGAGGAAGACCCGAAGGATTGACCCGGAGATGTTAGACGCGGATTCAGCATTACTGAGGAATGAGAATTGTGGAGGAGGAGATGATAGTAATAATAATTCAGCTTCTAAGCCGCTGAACAAGCGGCCGCGGCTCGTGTGGACGCCACAGCTGCACAAGAGATTCGTGGACGTGGTGGCTCATTTAGGGATAAAAAATGCGGTGCCAAAGACGATTATGCAGTTAATGAACGTGGAAGGATTAACGCGGGAAAATGTTGCAAGCCATTTGCAGAAGTATAGGTTGTACTTGAAGAGAATGCAAGGGCTGTCAAATGAGGGGCCCACTTCTTCCGATCATTTATTCGCGTCCACACCCGTGCCACAGAGTCTGCAGCAGTCCGGTGGTAATGGTCATAACAGTAGTGGTTATAACAGTAATGGTCATAATAGTAATGGTCATGCGCAGATGCCAATGCCTATGCCAATGCCAATGATGTATCCCCCACAAATGGTGCCAATGCCTATGATGGGAATGTCAGGACATGGACATGGACATGGACGTGGGTTTCATCATCAGTATAATATGGGGGCACAACAGCGAGATTGGTCTGGAAATAAATTTGGTTCTTATCATCATGTTGCTCCTAGTGACAAATAG